The Streptomyces sp. HSG2 genome has a segment encoding these proteins:
- a CDS encoding PRC-barrel domain-containing protein: MRTDIDPRDLIGRKAFDRDGTKIGTIDEVYLDDATGVPEWAAIRTGLFSRDAFVPLDPSELVEGVLRVPFARALIKEAPDFGVGRHLSPEQELQLYHHYGLEVSAASEEPDSEFGRLAGSEEN; this comes from the coding sequence GTGCGTACCGACATCGATCCACGCGACCTGATCGGCCGCAAGGCCTTCGACCGCGACGGCACCAAGATCGGCACGATCGACGAGGTCTACCTCGACGACGCCACCGGCGTACCCGAGTGGGCGGCCATCCGCACCGGTCTGTTCAGCAGGGACGCGTTCGTGCCGCTGGACCCGAGCGAACTGGTCGAGGGCGTGCTCCGGGTTCCCTTCGCACGGGCCCTGATCAAGGAGGCCCCGGACTTCGGCGTGGGGCGGCACCTCTCCCCCGAGCAGGAGTTGCAGCTCTACCACCACTACGGACTCGAGGTGTCCGCGGCGTCCGAGGAACCGGACTCCGAGTTCGGCAGGCTGGCCGGTTCCGAGGAGAACTGA
- a CDS encoding FHA domain-containing protein, whose product MSALVCTRCGNRNAETSRFCSNCGAPLRPGVTAERPSETTSSISISGLEAYDSEATGQTPMPTLSPEAQAAVDALPFGSALLVVRRGPNSGSRFLLDSELTTAGRHPQSDIFLDDVTVSRRHVEFRRDRDGVFVVADVGSLNGTYVNRERIDQVALSNGDEVQIGKYRLVFYAGQRGF is encoded by the coding sequence ATGTCGGCCCTGGTCTGTACGAGGTGCGGCAACCGCAACGCGGAGACCAGTCGCTTCTGCTCCAACTGCGGCGCGCCGCTGCGGCCCGGAGTGACCGCCGAGCGTCCGTCGGAGACCACGTCCTCGATCTCCATCTCCGGGCTGGAGGCGTACGACTCCGAGGCCACCGGCCAGACCCCGATGCCGACGCTTTCTCCCGAGGCCCAGGCCGCCGTGGACGCGTTGCCGTTCGGCTCCGCGCTCCTCGTCGTGCGGCGGGGGCCGAACTCGGGCAGCCGCTTCCTGTTGGACAGTGAGCTGACCACGGCCGGGCGCCATCCGCAGAGCGACATCTTCCTGGACGACGTGACCGTCTCGCGACGGCATGTGGAGTTCCGTCGCGATCGGGACGGCGTCTTCGTCGTGGCCGACGTGGGCAGCCTCAACGGCACGTACGTCAACCGCGAGCGGATCGACCAAGTCGCCCTGTCCAATGGCGACGAGGTGCAGATCGGCAAGTACCGACTGGTCTTCTACGCGGGCCAGCGGGGCTTCTGA
- a CDS encoding MerR family transcriptional regulator: MRISGDSVVGGAPESASRADDRPRPLSPRPRAVPGVPETSTPDTTERLGYRGPTACAAAGITYRQLDYWARTGLVEPGVRPAHGSGTQRLYGLRDVVVLKIVKRLLDTGVSLQNIRGTVRHLADRGAGDLERMTLMSDGATVYECASPDEVHALLQGGQGVFGIAVGVVWRDVEAALSQLHGERIDTGETLVRHNPGDELARRRNRAG; this comes from the coding sequence GTGAGAATCAGCGGCGACAGCGTGGTCGGGGGCGCGCCCGAATCCGCTTCCCGGGCGGACGACCGGCCCCGCCCGCTTTCCCCACGGCCCAGGGCTGTTCCCGGTGTCCCAGAGACGTCTACTCCCGACACGACCGAGCGGCTCGGCTACCGAGGCCCGACGGCCTGCGCCGCGGCGGGGATCACCTATCGACAGCTGGACTACTGGGCTCGCACCGGTCTCGTGGAGCCCGGTGTGCGGCCGGCCCACGGTTCGGGGACGCAACGGCTCTACGGTCTTCGGGACGTCGTCGTCCTGAAAATCGTCAAACGCCTCCTCGACACCGGTGTGTCGTTGCAGAACATCCGCGGCACGGTCCGACATCTCGCCGACCGAGGCGCCGGCGACCTGGAACGGATGACGCTCATGAGCGACGGGGCCACCGTCTACGAGTGCGCCTCGCCCGACGAGGTGCACGCGCTTCTCCAGGGGGGCCAAGGCGTCTTCGGTATTGCCGTGGGCGTGGTGTGGCGGGATGTCGAGGCCGCACTGTCGCAGCTGCACGGCGAGCGGATCGACACGGGCGAGACCCTCGTCCGGCACAACCCCGGCGACGAGTTGGCCCGCCGGCGCAACCGCGCGGGCTGA
- a CDS encoding CDP-alcohol phosphatidyltransferase family protein, with translation MEVQETRVQTDRVLTIPNLLSMARLAGVPLFLWLVLRPEFGGPQSDGWALLVLALSGVSDYLDGKLARRWNQVSSLGRLLDPAADRLYILSTLVGMTWRDILPLWLTAALIARELVLLVMVGILRRHGYPPPQVNFLGKAATFNLMYAFPLLLLSDGTGWISSVAAVFGWAFAGWGTTLYWWAGVLYMVQVRRLVRADPVAD, from the coding sequence GTGGAGGTCCAGGAGACCCGCGTCCAGACCGACCGGGTCCTCACCATCCCGAATCTGCTCAGCATGGCGCGCCTCGCGGGTGTGCCCCTGTTCCTCTGGCTTGTCCTCAGGCCCGAGTTCGGCGGACCGCAGAGCGATGGTTGGGCTCTGTTGGTACTGGCGTTGAGCGGCGTCAGCGACTATCTGGACGGCAAACTGGCCCGACGGTGGAACCAGGTCAGCAGCCTCGGCAGACTGCTGGACCCCGCCGCCGACCGGCTCTACATCCTCTCCACCCTGGTGGGGATGACCTGGCGTGACATCCTGCCGCTGTGGCTGACCGCGGCGTTGATCGCGCGTGAGTTGGTCCTCCTGGTGATGGTGGGGATCCTGCGCCGGCACGGCTATCCCCCGCCACAGGTGAACTTCCTTGGGAAGGCCGCCACCTTCAACCTGATGTACGCCTTCCCTCTGCTGCTCCTCAGTGACGGCACCGGTTGGATCTCGTCAGTGGCCGCCGTTTTCGGATGGGCGTTCGCCGGATGGGGTACAACGCTCTACTGGTGGGCAGGAGTTCTCTACATGGTGCAGGTCCGTCGACTGGTTCGGGCGGACCCCGTGGCCGACTGA
- a CDS encoding small basic family protein, with amino-acid sequence MIAVLGLVVGVVVGLLVRPEVPVAVEQYLPIAVVAALDAVFGGLRAMLDGIFDDKVFVVSFLSNVVVAALIVFLGDELGVGAQLSTGVVVVLGIRIFSNAAAIRRHVFRA; translated from the coding sequence GTGATCGCCGTACTGGGCCTCGTCGTGGGAGTCGTGGTCGGTCTGCTGGTTCGACCGGAGGTCCCGGTGGCCGTCGAGCAGTATCTGCCCATCGCCGTCGTGGCGGCGCTCGACGCCGTCTTCGGTGGTCTGCGAGCCATGCTCGACGGCATCTTCGACGACAAGGTGTTCGTGGTGTCGTTCCTGTCGAACGTGGTCGTGGCGGCGCTGATCGTCTTCCTCGGGGACGAGTTGGGCGTCGGGGCGCAACTCTCGACCGGGGTCGTCGTGGTGCTGGGGATCCGGATCTTCTCCAACGCGGCGGCGATCCGTCGCCACGTCTTCCGGGCGTGA
- a CDS encoding mannose-1-phosphate guanyltransferase has protein sequence MKAVVMAGGEGTRLRPMTSSMPKPLLPVANRPIMEHVLRLLKRHGLNETVVTVQFLASLVRNYFGDGEELGMELTYANEEKPLGTAGSVKNAEEALKDDSFLVISGDALTDFDLSELIEFHKEKGALVTVCLTRVPNPLEFGITIVDDEGKVERFLEKPTWGQVFSDTVNTGIYVMEPEVFDYVEADVPVDWSGDVFPQLMKDGKPIYGYVAEGYWEDVGTHESYVKAQADVLEGKVAVDIDGFEISPGVWVAEGAEVHPDAVLRGPLYIGDYAKVEAGAEIREHTVVGSNVVVKSGAFLHKAVVHDNVYVGPHSNLRGCVVGKNTDVMRAARIEDGAVIGDECLIGEESVVQGNVRVYPFKTIEAGAFVNTSVIWESRGQAHLFGARGVSGILNVEITPELAVRLAGAYATTLKKGSTVTTARDHSRGARALKRAVISALQASAIDVRDLENVPLPVARQQTARGSAGGMMIRTTPGVPDSVDIMFFDGRGADLSQGAQRKLDRVFARQEYRRAFPGEIGDLRFPASVYDSYTGSLLRNVDTTGVTESGLKVVVDASNGSAGLVLPSLLGKLGVDSLTVNPGLDESRPTETSEMRRAGLVRLGEIVASSRAAFGVRFDPVGERLSLVDERGRIVEDDRALLVMLDLVAAERRSGRVGLPVTTTRIAEQVAAYHGTQVEWTTTSPDDLTRVGGEEGTVFGGDGMGGFIVPEFSRVYDGTAAFVRLIGLVARTQLTLSQIDARIPRAHVLKRDLATPWAVKGLVMRRVVEAAGDRTVDTTDGVRVVEPDGRWVMVLPDPAEAVTRLWAEGPDDASAQALLDEWSAIVKSAGH, from the coding sequence ATGAAGGCCGTCGTGATGGCCGGAGGCGAAGGCACACGCCTTCGTCCCATGACCTCGAGTATGCCCAAGCCGCTCCTGCCGGTGGCCAACCGGCCGATCATGGAGCATGTCCTGCGCTTGCTCAAGAGGCACGGGCTCAATGAGACCGTCGTGACCGTCCAGTTCTTGGCCTCGCTGGTCAGGAACTACTTCGGGGACGGCGAAGAGCTGGGGATGGAGCTCACCTACGCCAACGAGGAGAAGCCGCTCGGCACCGCCGGGAGCGTGAAGAACGCCGAAGAGGCGCTGAAGGACGACTCCTTCCTGGTGATCTCCGGTGACGCGCTCACGGACTTCGACCTCAGCGAGTTGATCGAGTTCCACAAGGAGAAGGGCGCCCTCGTCACGGTCTGCCTGACGCGGGTCCCCAACCCACTGGAGTTCGGCATCACCATCGTCGACGACGAGGGGAAGGTCGAGCGCTTCCTGGAGAAGCCGACCTGGGGACAGGTCTTCTCCGACACGGTGAACACGGGCATCTACGTGATGGAGCCCGAGGTCTTCGACTATGTGGAGGCCGACGTCCCCGTCGACTGGTCGGGTGATGTGTTCCCCCAGCTGATGAAGGACGGAAAGCCGATCTACGGCTACGTCGCCGAGGGGTACTGGGAGGACGTCGGCACCCACGAGAGCTACGTCAAGGCCCAGGCCGACGTCCTGGAGGGCAAGGTCGCGGTCGACATCGACGGTTTCGAGATCTCCCCGGGTGTCTGGGTCGCCGAGGGGGCCGAGGTACACCCGGACGCGGTTTTGCGCGGCCCTCTCTACATCGGCGACTACGCCAAGGTGGAGGCCGGGGCCGAGATCCGTGAGCACACCGTGGTCGGTTCGAACGTCGTGGTGAAGAGCGGTGCCTTCCTGCACAAGGCGGTCGTCCACGACAACGTCTACGTCGGCCCGCACAGCAACCTGAGGGGTTGCGTCGTCGGCAAGAACACCGACGTCATGCGCGCGGCGCGTATCGAGGACGGTGCGGTCATCGGGGACGAGTGCCTGATCGGCGAGGAATCCGTCGTGCAGGGCAACGTCCGCGTCTACCCCTTCAAGACCATCGAGGCGGGCGCCTTCGTCAACACCTCCGTCATCTGGGAGTCACGCGGACAGGCGCACCTGTTCGGGGCGCGGGGTGTCTCCGGCATCCTGAACGTCGAGATCACCCCGGAACTCGCCGTGAGGTTGGCCGGGGCGTACGCCACCACCCTCAAGAAGGGATCCACGGTCACCACCGCGCGGGACCACTCCCGTGGCGCGCGGGCGTTGAAGCGCGCGGTCATCTCCGCGTTGCAGGCGAGCGCCATCGACGTACGCGATCTGGAGAACGTGCCGCTCCCGGTGGCGCGGCAGCAGACCGCGCGAGGCAGCGCCGGCGGGATGATGATCAGGACCACCCCCGGGGTGCCGGACTCGGTCGACATCATGTTCTTCGACGGGCGCGGCGCCGACCTGTCCCAGGGCGCGCAACGCAAGCTGGACCGCGTCTTCGCGCGCCAGGAGTACCGGCGGGCCTTCCCGGGAGAGATCGGTGATCTGCGGTTTCCCGCCAGTGTGTACGACTCGTACACCGGCTCCCTGCTGCGCAACGTGGACACCACCGGTGTCACCGAGTCCGGCCTGAAGGTCGTCGTCGACGCGTCCAACGGCAGCGCGGGCCTCGTGTTGCCCAGTCTTCTCGGAAAGCTCGGGGTGGACTCCCTCACCGTCAACCCCGGGCTCGACGAGTCGCGTCCCACGGAGACGTCGGAGATGCGGCGGGCCGGTCTGGTGCGGCTGGGCGAGATCGTGGCGTCGTCGCGGGCCGCGTTCGGTGTGCGGTTCGATCCTGTGGGGGAGAGGCTGTCCCTCGTCGACGAGCGGGGCCGTATCGTCGAGGACGACCGGGCACTGCTGGTGATGCTCGACCTCGTCGCGGCCGAGCGGCGGAGCGGCCGGGTCGGGCTTCCCGTGACCACGACCCGGATCGCCGAGCAGGTCGCCGCCTACCACGGCACGCAGGTGGAGTGGACCACGACTTCCCCCGATGACCTCACCCGGGTCGGCGGGGAGGAGGGCACGGTCTTCGGCGGCGACGGGATGGGAGGCTTCATCGTCCCGGAGTTCAGCAGGGTCTACGACGGAACCGCGGCGTTCGTGCGACTCATCGGGCTCGTGGCTCGGACCCAGCTCACCCTCAGTCAGATCGACGCCCGCATCCCTCGGGCGCACGTCCTGAAACGAGATCTGGCAACGCCTTGGGCGGTCAAGGGCCTGGTGATGAGGAGAGTCGTCGAAGCCGCCGGAGACAGGACCGTCGACACCACGGACGGTGTCCGGGTGGTCGAGCCGGACGGACGTTGGGTGATGGTGCTCCCCGACCCGGCGGAAGCCGTGACCCGGCTGTGGGCCGAGGGGCCGGACGACGCCTCCGCGCAGGCGCTGCTGGACGAGTGGTCCGCGATCGTGAAGAGCGCCGGTCACTGA
- a CDS encoding MerR family transcriptional regulator encodes MVHTPPGGEGRGTAAADAGLMSIGAVLGALRPEFPDITISKIRFLESEGLVEPRRTPAGYRKFSERDVERLGRVLRMQRDHYLPLRVIREQLDTGEPPEVVASAAADGGRSHGSPRAPEPPVTTPAPVGRAELLAETGTAERQLVEWESYGLITPLPDGTYDGGSLAVAALVGELGRFGIEPRHLRVMKAAADREAGLVDQVVAPLRRHRNPQTRAHAEARTREIAGLAVRLHAALVQSALGVRLP; translated from the coding sequence ATGGTTCACACACCTCCCGGCGGCGAGGGCCGTGGGACCGCCGCGGCGGACGCCGGCCTGATGAGCATCGGCGCGGTGTTGGGAGCGCTTCGCCCGGAGTTCCCCGACATCACCATCTCCAAGATCCGGTTCCTGGAGTCCGAGGGACTCGTGGAACCGCGGCGGACCCCGGCCGGCTACCGGAAGTTCAGCGAGCGGGACGTCGAGCGGCTCGGACGGGTCCTGCGCATGCAGCGGGACCACTACCTTCCGCTGCGGGTGATCAGGGAACAGCTGGACACGGGGGAGCCCCCCGAGGTGGTCGCTTCCGCGGCGGCGGACGGTGGCCGGTCCCACGGTTCCCCCCGGGCTCCCGAGCCCCCGGTCACCACCCCCGCGCCCGTCGGGCGGGCGGAGTTGCTGGCCGAGACCGGGACCGCCGAGCGGCAACTCGTCGAGTGGGAGTCTTACGGACTGATCACGCCCCTGCCCGACGGGACCTACGACGGCGGGTCGCTCGCCGTCGCGGCGCTTGTCGGGGAGCTGGGGCGGTTCGGCATCGAGCCACGACACCTGCGGGTGATGAAGGCGGCGGCGGATCGGGAGGCCGGGTTGGTGGACCAGGTGGTGGCTCCCCTGCGGCGTCACCGCAATCCGCAGACCAGGGCCCACGCCGAGGCTCGGACCAGGGAGATCGCCGGTCTCGCCGTGCGGCTCCACGCGGCGCTCGTGCAGTCGGCGCTCGGCGTGCGCCTGCCCTGA
- a CDS encoding DNA polymerase IV — protein sequence MRTEPTILHLDMDAFFASVEQASKPSLRGRPVVVGGLGPRGVVATASYEARALGVRSAMPMAQARRLAPHAAYLAPRFAFYRTISERVMARLRELSPLVEPLSLDEAFVDLEVGAVAWNAASAREAAVGLRADIRAATGLTASVGLAASKMVAKIASEKAKPDGLVVITPGTERALLGPLSARVLPGVGPATGDHLRRAGIHTVDEIARAGEAELVRLLGGAHGRALFAMATARDERPVTADREAKSVSVEDTYDVDLHDRTRVALEVRRLAGRCVHRLRTAGLSGRTIVLKVRRYDFATLTRSETLRGPTDDPTVVREAAARLLDSVDTTGGVRLLGVGVSGLADYTQEDLFAQAAGGPEQTEDEEGGAEEPDGAPEPAGERRWVPGHDVCHAVLGPGWVQGSGLGRVTVRFERPDGEPGRVRTFLADDPALEPAEPLPLTAPAATPPSSRCSQFSSEPASLPNSESGSSDAADTSSP from the coding sequence GTGCGAACCGAGCCCACCATCCTCCACCTCGACATGGACGCCTTCTTCGCGTCGGTCGAACAGGCGTCCAAGCCGAGTCTTCGCGGGAGGCCCGTGGTGGTGGGCGGGTTGGGACCCCGAGGGGTGGTCGCCACCGCGTCGTACGAGGCCCGCGCCCTCGGGGTGCGCTCGGCGATGCCGATGGCCCAAGCGCGCCGGCTCGCGCCGCACGCCGCCTACCTGGCGCCGCGCTTCGCGTTCTACCGGACGATCAGCGAGCGGGTCATGGCGAGGCTGCGGGAGTTGTCGCCGCTGGTGGAGCCGTTGAGCCTGGACGAGGCCTTCGTGGACCTGGAGGTCGGTGCCGTCGCCTGGAACGCCGCCTCGGCCCGAGAAGCCGCCGTCGGGCTGCGGGCGGACATCCGCGCGGCGACGGGGCTGACCGCCTCGGTGGGACTCGCCGCGTCCAAGATGGTCGCCAAGATCGCTTCGGAGAAGGCCAAACCCGACGGACTCGTGGTGATCACTCCGGGAACCGAGCGCGCCCTGCTCGGCCCGCTGAGCGCGCGTGTCCTGCCCGGAGTGGGCCCGGCGACCGGAGACCACCTGCGGCGGGCGGGGATCCACACGGTGGACGAGATCGCCCGGGCCGGCGAGGCCGAGTTGGTGCGCCTGTTGGGCGGGGCCCACGGCAGGGCGCTGTTCGCCATGGCGACGGCCCGTGACGAGCGGCCCGTGACGGCCGATCGGGAGGCCAAGTCGGTGTCGGTCGAGGACACCTACGACGTCGATCTCCACGACCGGACCCGGGTGGCCCTCGAAGTGCGGCGACTCGCCGGGCGCTGTGTCCACCGCCTGCGCACGGCCGGTCTGTCCGGCCGGACCATCGTGCTCAAGGTGCGCCGCTACGACTTCGCCACCCTGACCCGATCGGAGACCCTCCGGGGGCCCACGGACGACCCGACCGTGGTGCGGGAGGCCGCGGCGCGACTGCTGGACTCGGTGGACACCACGGGCGGGGTCCGTCTGCTGGGGGTGGGCGTCAGCGGACTGGCCGACTACACCCAGGAGGACCTCTTCGCGCAGGCCGCGGGCGGACCGGAGCAGACCGAGGACGAGGAAGGCGGCGCCGAGGAGCCCGACGGCGCGCCGGAGCCGGCGGGCGAGCGGCGCTGGGTTCCCGGACACGACGTGTGTCACGCCGTCCTCGGACCCGGGTGGGTCCAGGGGAGCGGGCTGGGTCGGGTCACCGTGCGCTTCGAGAGACCGGACGGGGAACCGGGCCGGGTCCGGACCTTCCTCGCCGACGACCCGGCGCTCGAACCCGCCGAGCCGCTTCCTCTGACGGCTCCCGCCGCCACGCCGCCCTCCTCGCGATGTTCTCAGTTCTCCTCGGAACCGGCCAGCCTGCCGAACTCGGAGTCCGGTTCCTCGGACGCCGCGGACACCTCGAGTCCGTAG
- a CDS encoding DUF881 domain-containing protein, with the protein MRSSEDTSPTREPREGAPGAEASVAADRGPTGRERLVKALWPPRLTRAQLVVALLLFGLGFGLAVQVASHSTGDDALRGARQEDLVRILDELDDRTERLEEEKRGLERQREELENSSDQAEEARKQTEERERRLGILAGTVAAWGPGITVTIADAEGAVEADDLLNAVQELRAAGAEAIQVNDVRVVAGTWFANSGDGVNVDGSRIAAPYRFQVIGEPQDLEPALNIPGGVVQALEKEQATVEIERSDKIVVDALRPEERADYARSSSR; encoded by the coding sequence GTGAGGAGTTCGGAGGACACGTCGCCGACCCGGGAGCCCCGGGAGGGAGCGCCCGGGGCGGAGGCATCGGTGGCGGCCGACCGTGGGCCGACCGGTCGAGAGCGGTTGGTGAAGGCGTTGTGGCCGCCTCGACTCACCCGCGCGCAACTCGTCGTGGCCCTGCTGCTGTTCGGCCTGGGTTTCGGGCTCGCCGTGCAGGTCGCCTCGCACAGCACGGGCGACGACGCCTTGCGGGGCGCGCGTCAGGAGGATCTCGTGCGCATCCTCGATGAACTCGACGACCGCACGGAGCGTCTGGAAGAGGAGAAGCGGGGATTGGAGCGGCAGCGTGAGGAACTGGAGAACAGCTCCGACCAGGCCGAGGAGGCCCGGAAGCAGACCGAGGAGCGGGAGCGACGACTCGGCATCCTGGCCGGCACGGTGGCCGCGTGGGGACCGGGGATCACGGTGACCATCGCGGACGCGGAGGGTGCCGTGGAGGCGGACGACCTGCTCAACGCGGTCCAGGAACTGCGCGCGGCCGGGGCCGAGGCGATCCAGGTGAACGACGTGAGGGTGGTGGCGGGCACGTGGTTCGCCAACTCGGGCGACGGGGTCAACGTGGACGGGAGCCGCATCGCGGCGCCCTACCGCTTCCAGGTCATCGGCGAGCCACAGGATCTGGAACCCGCGCTGAACATCCCGGGAGGTGTCGTCCAAGCATTGGAGAAGGAGCAGGCCACGGTGGAGATCGAGCGATCCGACAAGATCGTCGTGGACGCCTTGCGACCGGAGGAGCGGGCTGACTACGCTCGGTCGTCCTCCCGGTGA
- a CDS encoding DUF881 domain-containing protein encodes MCGMPQHSPDRSTSARPARPDASMSLLTNVMDHSLDDGYAEAAARRRSEVPGGLPKTLRAKLGLSVGLVLAALVVTVGAAQARVAAPMIAKEREELIDRIDRRTAEADEVEEAIDALRTEVGDRQLAALRRTGDDGGSDLVGVMAGAVAVRGPGVRLVVDDAEGAGAGEGGPRGTSGFADTGRLRDRDLQRVVNGLWVAGAEAISVNGQRLTALSAIRAAGDAILVDNRPLVPPYTVLALGDGPKLENRFQEGADGVYLDVLRENYGIRAGLTVEDDLELAAAPRVIVRSAQPISEKGTS; translated from the coding sequence ATGTGCGGCATGCCGCAGCACTCCCCCGATCGGAGCACGTCCGCGCGGCCCGCCCGCCCGGACGCGTCCATGTCGTTGCTCACCAACGTCATGGACCACAGCCTCGACGACGGCTACGCCGAGGCGGCGGCGCGCCGCCGGTCGGAAGTCCCCGGCGGCCTTCCGAAGACGCTTCGGGCGAAGTTGGGTCTGTCCGTCGGACTCGTGCTCGCCGCCCTGGTGGTGACGGTGGGCGCCGCTCAGGCGCGGGTCGCCGCGCCGATGATCGCCAAGGAACGCGAGGAGCTCATCGACCGCATCGACCGGCGGACCGCGGAGGCCGACGAGGTCGAGGAGGCCATCGACGCGCTCAGAACGGAAGTCGGCGACCGGCAGCTGGCGGCGCTGCGGCGTACCGGGGACGACGGCGGGTCCGATCTCGTCGGCGTCATGGCCGGCGCGGTGGCGGTGCGCGGTCCGGGCGTGAGGCTTGTGGTCGACGACGCCGAGGGCGCGGGCGCGGGCGAGGGTGGTCCTCGCGGGACGTCCGGCTTCGCCGACACCGGACGCCTGCGCGACAGGGACCTGCAGCGTGTGGTCAACGGACTCTGGGTGGCCGGTGCGGAGGCGATCTCCGTCAACGGACAGCGACTGACCGCGCTGTCCGCGATCAGGGCGGCGGGGGACGCGATCCTGGTCGACAACAGACCGCTCGTGCCCCCCTACACCGTGCTCGCGCTGGGGGACGGCCCGAAGTTGGAGAACCGTTTCCAGGAGGGGGCGGACGGGGTGTACCTGGACGTCCTGCGGGAGAACTACGGTATCCGGGCCGGTCTGACCGTCGAGGACGACCTGGAACTCGCCGCCGCGCCGCGGGTCATCGTACGTTCGGCGCAGCCGATATCCGAGAAGGGCACATCGTGA
- a CDS encoding bifunctional nuclease family protein: protein MNELDVVGVRVEMPSNQPIVLLREVGGDRYLPIWIGPGEATAIAFAQQGMAPARPLTHDLFKDVLEAVGQELTEVRITDLREGVFYAELVFASGVEVSARPSDAIALALRTGSPIYGSEAVLDDAGIAIPDEQEDEVEKFREFLDQISPEDFGSSNQ from the coding sequence GTGAACGAGCTCGATGTCGTAGGTGTCCGGGTCGAGATGCCCTCCAACCAACCGATCGTTCTGCTGCGTGAAGTGGGAGGCGACCGGTACCTCCCCATCTGGATCGGTCCGGGGGAGGCGACGGCGATCGCCTTCGCCCAGCAGGGGATGGCACCCGCCCGACCGCTGACCCACGACTTGTTCAAGGACGTCCTGGAGGCCGTGGGACAGGAGCTCACCGAGGTCCGCATCACCGATCTGCGTGAGGGAGTCTTCTACGCCGAGCTGGTCTTCGCCAGTGGGGTCGAGGTGAGCGCTCGACCGTCCGACGCCATAGCTTTGGCGCTCCGCACCGGGTCCCCGATCTACGGGAGCGAGGCGGTGCTCGACGACGCCGGGATCGCCATCCCCGACGAGCAGGAGGACGAGGTCGAGAAGTTCCGCGAGTTCCTCGACCAGATCTCGCCGGAGGACTTCGGCAGCAGCAACCAGTGA